From the Cydia splendana chromosome 6, ilCydSple1.2, whole genome shotgun sequence genome, the window ACGCAAATGACCGGTTAGTTAAAAAGAGGAATGACTTCACAAGTGTTTAATGAATTCATCATCCCTGTAAACTATTTATTAAATTGTTTCGCATAATAATTAATCACCGTGACTCACGCAAGTTGAGGTCTCTACCAGTTCATTGTAAACAAGTTACCTATCGTACGAGTAGCCTATTTACTCACAGCTCACAACAGGAGGTTCGCGTGATACAAGCATGAGATCATTTACCATTTACCTATTTTAGTGAATGACGCCTAGCCGGAAAATAAACTTCTGTCACCTACGACCTTCTTGTAGAGTTGTAGACCTACAAGCACGTCCTACTGCTATTGTTATGTCTGACACCATTTGTTATGCTATTGTCATTTTCCTTCCTCTTCTTAACATTTTGTGTGTCCCTGCCTAATCCCCCGCCGTGTCTGGCAATGGACAATACAACATTTCGCCGTAGATTGTTCGATTGACAGGCAATGTAAATAGTTTAGAAATAATCTAAGCTAACTTAGCACCGAATTGAATATAACAAAGTGAGATTGTGTTATTAAAAACCAACGTCATAGAAAATTatcattaatgatgacattaccACTcgttgtcattgcaaatgcaaTGCAGGGTTAGCATGATTCGAATATAGTAAACAGAGTGATGCATATAACTGCCTATTCTTTGTCGCTGGTCACGTTCGCGATATAGAGGTCAGATTGTGTTTGGCCTTACTTATTAGTAACTATAATCTTTCCATGAGCTCtacgaaaaaattaaaataactaaattgCAAATACGTAGGAATGTTGATATTGCTGACGCTGACGTCATAAATGCTTTTAACACAGGGTGTGTCAGGGTTGAGTTAATTAGCATGATGTTTACAAGgtgtgtaagtaggtactttaatagGCCGGTATTTCTTTTGACATTTTGTACTACgtacgtacctacataattattacttattatggTTGACCtgcatgataaatattgaaactTTCTATCTGACCGAATGGATTTCGTAAAGATATAAAGTTTTATACACATTAAGTAAGGTTAAtataatttcatgaaaaaaaacctgTGAAACTACCCTATGGATAAAGAACAAGAATAAGCTCAAACATatttcttttattataaatattatttcttGTATCTCAAACGTGTAATTCGTTGATTCCAGGCGCTGACGTGCTCCTGCGTGGGAATACACGCCGTGAGCTTCAACGGCGACGTGGAAACTGGCATGCTGGTGACCGGCACCTTCGTCGGGTACCTCATCGTCATCGCCGGCGCAGCCGCTGGTAAGCACTTACTTACTCAGGTCTATGTCGCCATGATCAGGTCTCCGTGTGCTTTAGCGGTGACGTGGAGTTGGGCTAGTTGGTGACCAGCACCTCCTTTGGGTACCTCATCGTCATCGCCGGCGCAGCCGCTGGTAAACACTTACCTACTTACACAGGCCTATGTCGTCATGATCATGTCTCCGTGTGCTTTAGCGGTAACGTGGAGCTGGGCTAGGTACTTACGTATTTACCCAGGCCTATATCGTCGTGATCGTGATTCTGCTATCGCCAAAACACTTAATAGGTAGTAAGAAAGTTTTATCCATCAGAATGTCCAGAATAAGATACTTCTTGTCACGAGCAAAACGTAGAAAGTTTACTGAAGCCTGCTAcagagttttaatttaaaattgggGCCACATaacaaatcaattatctacctAGAGCAAGTTAGCTAAGTATCTTCTCCTTCCGCAGATAAGAATCCTGAAATTTTTAAAACCTTGATTGCAGTTAGCCGAGTAGCCGCGCTAAAGggacccacagattaccagttcgccggacgatatcagcctgtcagttaatcgaaaaaggtgacagttccgaacaactgacaggctgctatcgtccggcgaactggtcaGGGgaagtgggccccttaactctACTTTTATAACCATGGTCCATGATAAATCAATTGCATGTTGGTTTCAGGTTACCTCCTTCAGACCCCGTCCCACAAGCGCGTAGACGTTTTCTACACGCTGATTGGAGTAGGCCTCTTCATTGCCAGCGGCGCGATCCTCATTGACAGGCGAGTCCACTTgactaatataatttaatatttggaTTAGTTAAATTCTGATCAGAGGATTTGATAGCAAATAGTCTCCAAACTTAAGGTGCCACCATACCTACAGTATGAATAATGATTTATGAACGTAACTTTTGTATGCAAATTAGAGTTATGTTatgatttcatagaagtttgacgtttaaaataacacttgcagtgcgtgtgctatcaaaatcgttgcagacatcttcttggtctaactctatctttGTTATTTACTCGTAACCCTCGGAAGTATACCTAAAGCACGTATTGTGCAAAGAAGTTAGTCACGTAAGAAACTAAAAATGTACCCAACAAAACATTTCACGGTCATTGATTTTTACAATGCCTAGAGGATTTATACTCGTAACTAGCTCGCTACTTCACAAAAAGGCCGAAGCGCGTGGGTGATATTTTAACAAAACTCCAGTTCAACAAAATTTCAATAGTAGTTTGTCAACCAAGAGATGAAAGGTAAggtt encodes:
- the LOC134791770 gene encoding uncharacterized protein LOC134791770 isoform X2; this translates as MAISRLSILKFLELALTCSCVGIHAVSFNGDVETGMLVTGTFVGYLIVIAGAAAGYLLQTPSHKRVDVFYTLIGVGLFIASGAILIDRFHNASRTEFVNTNLAKASLSIINGAVLLLDAILTQRGG
- the LOC134791770 gene encoding uncharacterized protein LOC134791770 isoform X1 yields the protein MAISRLSILKFLELALTCSCVGIHAVSFNGDVETGMLVTGTFVGYLIVIAGAAAGYLLQTPSHKRVDVFYTLIGVGLFIASGAILIDRFHNASRTEFVNKNLAKASLSIINGAVLLLDAILTQRGG